The Sparus aurata chromosome 14, fSpaAur1.1, whole genome shotgun sequence region GGCCACTTGGTCGCTCAGGTCCACCACGAACTTGGCAAACTGTTTGACATTGATGATGTATTTGGGGTCCTCGGAGTCTGCATTGATGATCTTTGTGCATCTGGTTAAATAAACCATTGAAACAGTGGGGATTAGAAAACAGTCATTGTTTGAGAGAATCATTACAGAATATTCAGCACCACTATAACCATCATGAATCTATGGAAACTTTCAGTTAAGCAAACTCATGTTGATAGATATTTCacttttaaacctttaaaattgctaaataaataGTTAATAAAgcttttatattgtttgtttacagtgagaTAACTATTAACCAATTAACTACGGATTCACCAAATGGCAATGAGGGTTATTATGAAGTGTTAGCAGTTTATTCATTAGGATTTGAGGTGGAACATATGTtacgcttttattttgacagagaAATTCTCAGGTGAATACAGTGGGCATGATGAGAAAGTCTACTTTGACAATGCACCTGCTTGTAGTTAGTAGctcaaaaagaagaagaagaaaaaaaaagattgggaATACGTATAAAatagtattttgtttttaagatcaaatactttttaaagCCAGAGCATGCAGTGTTTGTCctcacaaaaagcaaaaacagtcTAAAAAAATACTGCCACAGTACCTTGATCATTCCCACACAATTTATTTACAGACTCAAAACACAGATCTGTGAGTTTGCTTTACCTTGCTACCTGCAGCGGCTGTTCACTCTGCAGAGTCTGTTTGTCAGCAGCCAGATCCCAGAGTGCTGGTGGAGCCAGGCCTGTGTCCGACTCCTTAATGCCtgtcaaagcaaaaaaaaaacaaacatccagtCAGGACATTTGAAGCTACTGGTTTAACGAGAAAATCTGAGTAAGGCCAATAGATTTGCCATTTAAACGCATCTATGGTTGTGTCACCCACCTGTGAGCTCGTTGATCTTTTTGAGCAGCTGTTGGATGTCATCTTCCACTTGTTTGATCTGTCTGGAGTAGGTGCTTTGACCCTGACGATGAACAGCAAACACCACATTAGAACAACCTTGAATTAATACTAATGCAAGCAATACCAATCTTGAACTCATCCTGAGCGAGCATTACTCAGGGCATACTTACATATGTTTTCAGCAGAGCGATGTCCCCCTCATCCAAAGCTGTGAGGATGAAAACAACATGAATGAGTCTGCAATCTGACTGTCAGTGGGCCGCTAGCATTGTTGTCGAGCTGAGCAGTGCCGTTTTTTTCATCATGGTTACGCATATCAAAGTAATTTCTTTTATTGCAAACATCTTAAATGTTACATGTACCAAACCCTCACGGTTGTCTGAGTAGGTGGTAAATACTAGAAGCTCGATTAAAGAACAGAGCTAACGTTAAGCTAGCTAGGGAAGCTAATGTCGACGTTCCTTTTAGCCAAAGCATTGACTGTTTAAGAagtattttttcatttccagATAAAGTGGTTACCTCTGATAGGTCCGTcatccttttcctcttctttagTTTTCCTTTGGTCGTCTCCCAAATAGTCCGGCATTTTTAAATCGGGGAATAAACTGTTTCTCACAAATAGCCCGAGCTGCTCCGGCAACCAAACTGTACCATTACACAGCAGCTTTGAGTTTCCGCCGCTGTGTGCCAGTCGCCGGAAATACGGGTCGGAACTTTATTGATGATGTACCgccattaaaacaaatattcGCCACATTAACAACGCGCGTATAATTTAAAGTATCAATTGTAAATATGAGTCAAATTTTGTGATTGTTGTATTAATGTGAGTTGGGCTTCAGCGAGGAGGCGCCACCTAATGAAATACCGATTTGCGGACGTGCGGAACGAAAATGAGGAAGCGTTACACGGACCAGTTAACGGCGTGACAGCAGAACTCGTTTTCGGATTGGCACTTGGAGAGGGAGGCCCATGTGGTGTGTTAATGAGCGGCCCAGAAACTTCAGCACTTTACAAAGCTTTCTCTTGATAATTTCGGCGCTTGAATGTCCGTGTAGCCCGCTCTGCTAAGATGTTGTTGGAAGCGCTGGACGGCGAAGAAACGGTTGTCTTTAAAACCGCTGCCGGTAAGCACTGAAAGGGGCCACAGGAAGGTAGCTAGCTAAGCTACAAATGTATATGCAGGGTGCTGCTTTATTCGTTAGCATGCAGCTACAGGAGAGACAGCAAAAACTAAGCTAATATCAGCTAATTTTAGAACTCGGAATAGTGTGGTTGTTTCTCGGTTTATTTAGGCTGGCTGTATcttgtgttgtataatatgCTTCCCACTCATGGCCGCAGTTGCTGCACTGATTTATTAAAGCTCTTCACATTAGCTGAACACTTGCTAGTTGGCAGCTCTTGATATTTAACCCACTTTCTCGTCAATCCGCATGTCAGATATTCATCACAGGGGTGTTACATAATGTCTGGACACCTGTTGTACCTTCAGACAGTCTGacctgtttcatttttaatgaggaCAAAGACACCTTTAGAAGCTTTTTCAATTCAAATGACAGAGTTAAAGGCTCAACAAAATCAGAACAAGACACACAATCCATGTTACCTGAATGGGTGGCCTTGACATCCAGGTAGTTTTGGGGCATTGTACATATATTTGTAGGTTATTTTCCTCGTAAGTTGTTGGGTCTGTGACatggtgaaaaatgtctctCAGTGTTTCCTAAAGCCAAAGATGATGTCCtctgatgtcttgttttgacgATTACTCAAAGATATCAAGTTGAACtgtcagaggaggaaggaaacaagaaaatattcacaattaAAAGggtggaatcagagaattttgacctCTTAAAAATGACTGATTATCGTAAAAGTTGCACATTAATTGAAAAGTTTACaaataatcaatgaatcaattaattgttgcagccctatatattttttgtattaatgtTTGGAAAAGGTAGTTTTAGCATTATTAAAAGCCAATGTGCTTCTTTGAACATGGGTGTGCTACAGCTCAAACTGTCAAACCTCTTTAGATCAATAAAGATATTCAATTCAAACTACAGTTCAGAAGggaatacctttttttttatacatcttAGGTCATTTAGGGCCAGTTTTAGCTTCAGTTTGTTTACCAGAGAGCACTGACATTACCCAGTCAAGATCTGTCACAgttcttaaaaagaaaaataattgaatGGATATTTATGTGTTTAAGTAACaataaatgttaatgaaaaaCTGCCAAATGCCGAAAAAAATATCTGCCACCCAGCCAGGCTCCATATTGTTGTCTCAATGAGAAAAAGTAGCATTTCTAACCTGTCCTTCCCCCCCCCTCAGCCTCTGTGCAGGTTCAGGTGGAGCCTGTTGGACGATGGTTCGAGGCCTACTTtaagaggaggaacaggagcaCATCTGCCTCCTTCCAGGAGctcgaggaggaagaggagtcagAAGAGGAGTCAGAAGATGAAGAGTTCCAGCTGGAGGAGTACCCCATGCTCCGGACACTTGACCCAAAAGACTGGAAGGTATCAGATGAAAACGGAAAAtaattttacacaaaaaaaatggtTCTGCTTCCATTTCAGAGCTGAATGTGATGCAGGAGATGCTCAGCACACATCTGATTGTTCATGTCAGCCTGAATTTTGGATTAGTTCAGGATTTATGATGAGTTACTCTATGTTGATAGctgttgacagcagcttcagCTTTTCACCTAAATCATCCTCCTGTCGCCTCGTCTCACAATTGTGACAACTTTGACTGAAAAAACTAGTGCTGAACTGTTAATCCCTGCAGTGTCTAACAGAGGAGCTCAAACAAATGCTGTGCAGTCAAGCCATGCGCCACATGAGCAGGCAAGCACAGAAACAATAATTATTTTCCACCACAGATTTACCAGTTGATCATTACCTCTTcatcattttgatattttggtgacgattgttttgtctgaccagtggttaaaaaactcaaacatttattgacaaCGAGATAAAACCCTTACATTGTGGAGGCTTGAATGAGAAAAGGATGACCAGATTGGCTTACAAATGACTTAAACTACTGCACAACTGGCAAAattgttgattatttttcagTCGTTCAACTAAAGGATCGCCCTGTTATTAGTTTTGGTTCGAGTAAAAAGGATGTAGGCTTCATATCTCTGTGAGAAGTGTTCACAACTGTAGCTGAGATCTTATGCAGTGATGGTAGAAGCTGACAAACTTCTGTAATAATTGAGTCAAATATAGAGTCGTGATCTATTTAAGAGTTAAAATGTGATCCATGATGACTGACAGTGGTACGACTGATGCTTCACAGAAGATGAATCAACTTCTTTAACGATCAATCTGTAGTTACAGCCTTACACTCCTCTAACACTGAGAGGTTGTTAATGTGTGACACACGCAGCTCATTTCATTTTGGTTTTTAACtcattttttttgtgatatttgatcaatttatgtattattgatTAGCTAGAAACTCTTCACTTACTTCTGACTTGTTCTTTCAGAATCAAGATCACTATGCTGTCCTCGGCCTCATACACTTGAGGTACAAATCCACACAGAAACAGATCAAAGCTGCCCGTGAGTATTCCCCTTCCTCCTGCTCTCATGGATCCTTTCTGTAATTGTTGGAAAAGGATATTTCCAATCACATTCTCTGCTGCTTCTCAACAGACAAAGCGATTGTGCTGAAGCACCATCCTGACAAGAGGAAAGCTGCAGGAGAGCAGATTGTCGAGGGAGACAACGACTACTTCACCTGTATAACTAAAGGTATGTAACTCTGCTTTTAAAGGTTATCAGCACCGAGGGTCCTGACCTCATACTCACTGTTGTCTCTGTTTGAACCTCAGCTATAGAAATCCTGTCGGACCCGGTGAAGAGGAGAGCCTTTGACAGTGTAGACCCAACCTTCGACAATGCTGTGCCTTCAAAGGGCGAAGGCAAAGAAAACTTCTTTCAGGTGTTCGCTCCCGTCTTTGACAGAAATGCCAGATGGTCTTCCAAAAAGCACGTCCCCAAACTTGGCACCATGGAGTCCTCTTTCGAAGATGTTGATAATTTTTACTCTTTTTGGTGAGTTGTTTCCAAGAGACGTTGATTTGACTATAGAAAGATGCTGTGTCAAAACACAACTCAATGAAGTGTTTTAACTTTTGTaccttttttcaaaaaaaaaaaaattgttaaaggTACAACTTTGATTCATGGAGGGAATTCTCATACTTGgatgaagaggaaaaggaaaaagctgAATGGTAAgctcccgtgtgtgtgtgtgtgtgtgtgtgtgtgtgtgtgtgtgtgacagcagctggTTCTATTGAAACACAGATCAGGCGACAGGTTCACTGTGACTGAATTATCCCACTGACGTGTTTTTACTTTCCCTCGCAGTCGAGACGAGAGGAGATGGATTGAGAAGCAGAATCGAGCTTCCAGAGctcagaggaagaaggaggagatgaaCAGAATACGAACACTAGTCGGTAAGCCCTCGGCACACACTGCAGGTCGAAGGAAACGGATTGTGACTCTGAGTCATGGTGCGTGGTCCAGGAGATCTGCTGAAAATTAGTGAGACTGACAGGTTTTTCCCCTCCACTGCAGATACTGCCTACAGCTGCGACCCTAGAATAAAGAAgttcaaagaagaagaaaaagccaGGAAGGAGTCCGAGAAGAAGGCTAAAGCTGACGCCAagaagagagagcaggaggagagggagagagtgagtcTCACGTTAAACAAAACACTCTCCTGACAGCATGTGTGCATTAACATCGTCAGCGTGCTTACCTTCCAGTATTATGTTGATAGAGACtaaaatgttggaaatgtgTAGAATTTGATTGTTATGACACTGAAAACGAATACTGGAGAGATGAGTAGCCTTAGTTTTAGCTAAGATTCAGTTTGTCGGCGTCCCCCTCAGttaatgtgttttgaaatgtCACAAGTTGTTGAAGTGGTAATCTACTAATAGGAATGTTACACCATCTCTCACTGTCTAACTGTGATGTACCTGACCAGGCTTTAAAAAATATGGAGGTTTCTAAAGAGGATACACATACACGGATGCCTCAAAGTCAGCCTTTGCAGTTTGCTCCTGAAATGCTATCGTCCCTTTGGCAAAC contains the following coding sequences:
- the dnajc2 gene encoding dnaJ homolog subfamily C member 2 isoform X3 translates to MLLEALDGEETVVFKTAAASVQVQVEPVGRWFEAYFKRRNRSTSASFQELEEEEESEEESEDEEFQLEEYPMLRTLDPKDWKNQDHYAVLGLIHLRYKSTQKQIKAAHKAIVLKHHPDKRKAAGEQIVEGDNDYFTCITKAIEILSDPVKRRAFDSVDPTFDNAVPSKGEGKENFFQVFAPVFDRNARWSSKKHVPKLGTMESSFEDVDNFYSFWYNFDSWREFSYLDEEEKEKAECRDERRWIEKQNRASRAQRKKEEMNRIRTLVDTAYSCDPRIKKFKEEEKARKESEKKAKADAKKREQEERERARQAELDAARLQKEKEEEEAKQAAQQAKKEKEIQKKAIKKERQKLRTTCKNWNYFADDETDSVKMMEEVEKLCDRLELTSLQSLNEILASGSKDDSKAAVEKQVQEVNAQLQRERDAEVQARQAARSADQASGGGGGGGGGKGWNEEDLQLLIKAVNLFPAGTNAR